A window of the Drosophila simulans strain w501 chromosome 2L, Prin_Dsim_3.1, whole genome shotgun sequence genome harbors these coding sequences:
- the LOC27208338 gene encoding uncharacterized protein LOC27208338 — translation MSDDDKKQKKTKHVSTVPEENGNPSKDEANTRRSLTSLSEKNDESKEPISSVSLKQGPKVAPKPKKVSISNEGIDTVNQKDAKNEEPGFSKSFEKESAHRSSRSSKEDQKILVKTLPGKSLLKESDDEKVEPSSRTKKQPVAKKVYEPSSTRRVREPFDSFDREKYLSDMIDYDRSSEDVPEKNRTWEPDSTLRRRFPSNNEYHSSLEGEEEEIDLDSVGSATMRGSYRMPQNDEDERPVMLAEIINMGKLKELKEQRESTNAFLKTRRDDKTIDEVKGSKITGTSKHHVEEVKYMEDASNDDENALVKHIGTITKIFSLAQRMKEKKSSKESAEDESKDEDEDKNKEETKDEEQKPAPEPEIELDAKKAWIFPIAETSPDIPGEDQILQEFQKLKIGKRNRKYRCIGINTDISRKSKIKTLPSKSAGDDQAVYHDDGRFRDIGQTTENLKNQRKNYKRKSEPDDVPVDIGYSDDRVREIGVNTKVLPKIIIPPIAEMRVHKSGKLRDIGTSTDKPFWPIDDGTDVIYMQTIKTDRKKLNKLIVDPPPENGPYKMPTKEDRRKYYKGCEYHFPGRTEWRRLFFKKTHGKYKLRRPSHWLYTLVFSVLYILFVIIFSMAWFDLIKDDASRKAPMIKMAQPFISFTPIGPRTNPKTISFDPRNSTEVMEKYAAIMALLEKYGDYGKNPRFGTCTADEKFGYPSGEPCVFLKVNRIIGFRTEPYINSDELVKAKIDEVEFTALKRLLDNTTSEEGRLNRTWITCRSDKDTNVLIEFHPEPAISMEYTDIEEKIEYIANEGKKSFFGPNDVNRIVALKIKNLKANERVHINCKIWAKNIHHRKEGYGQVSFFVLLATNENRERVEKLLRHDYSL, via the coding sequence ATGTCGGACGATGATAAGAAGCAAAAGAAGACAAAGCATGTATCGACTGTTCCGGAAGAGAACGGAAATCCGTCCAAGGACGAGGCTAATACAAGAAGATCATTAACCAGCTTAAGTGAGAAAAATGATGAATCCAAAGAGCCTATATCATCTGTAAGTCTTAAGCAAGGTCCTAAGGTGgcaccaaaaccgaaaaaggtGTCAATTTCGAATGAAGGTATAGACACAGTAAACCAGAAGGATGCAAAAAATGAAGAGCCAGGCTTTTCCAAATCATTTGAAAAAGAATCTGCACACAGAAGCAGCCGTTCATCAAAAGAAGATCAAAAGATATTAGTAAAGACCCTACCCGGAAAATCCCTTCTAAAAGAATCGGACGATGAAAAAGTGGAGCCATCTAGCCGCACAAAAAAACAGCCAGTTGCAAAAAAAGTTTATGAGCCATCTTCAACGAGGCGAGTTCGCGAGCCATTTGATTCATTTGATAGGGAAAAGTATCTATCTGATATGATCGATTATGATCGATCGTCCGAGGACGTGCCGGAAAAAAATCGAACTTGGGAACCAGACAGTACACTTCGACGTCGTTTTCCCAGCAATAATGAGTATCATTCTAGTCTTGAAGGTGAGGAGGAAGAGATCGATCTGGATTCAGTTGGATCGGCGACAATGCGAGGTAGCTATCGAATGCCACAGAATGACGAGGACGAACGACCTGTTATGCTTGCGGAAATAATCAATATGGGGAAGTTAAAGGAGCTTAAGGAGCAACGCGAATCAACTAACGCATTTCTTAAGACCCGTagagatgataaaaccatcgatGAGGTCAAGGGTTCCAAGATCACCGGAACCAGCAAACATCATGTTGAAGAAGTTAAATATATGGAAGACGCAAGTAATGATGATGAAAATGCACTAGTAAAACACATAGGCACAATCACAAAAATCTTTAGTCTTGCTCAAAGAATGAAAGAGAAGAAAAGCTCCAAAGAAAGTGCAGAAGACGAGAGTAAGGACGAAGATgaagataaaaacaaagaggAAACAAAAGACGAGGAACAGAAACCTGCCCCAGAACCAGAGATCGAATTGGATGCAAAGAAAGCTTGGATTTTTCCGATCGCGGAGACATCGCCTGATATTCCTGGAGAAGATCAGATTCTGCAAGAATTCCAAAAGCTTAAAATTGGCAAAAGAAACAGGAAATACAGATGTATAGGAATAAATACGGATATAAGCAGAAAATCCAAGATTAAAACACTTCCCAGCAAGTCAGCAGGTGACGACCAAGCAGTATACCATGATGATGGAAGATTCCGAGACATTGGACAAACCACTGAAAATCTAAAGAATCAGCGGAAGAATTATAAACGAAAATCCGAACCAGATGATGTTCCCGTTGATATAGGATACAGTGATGATCGGGTAAGGGAAATTGGAGTGAATACCAAAGTGTTACCAAAAATCATAATTCCACCGATTGCCGAGATGCGTGTGCACAAAAGTGGCAAATTGAGGGACATTGGAACCAGCACAGATAAGCCATTTTGGCCAATCGACGACGGAACTGATGTGATCTACATGCAAACCATAAAGACTGATAGgaagaaattaaacaaactgaTTGTGGATCCACCACCGGAAAATGGGCCCTACAAGATGCCAACCAAAGAAGATAGACGAAAGTACTACAAGGGTTGTGAATATCATTTTCCTGGCCGAACGGAGTGGCGCAGGCTTTTCTTCAAGAAAACCCatggaaaatacaaattacgcCGTCCAAGTCATTGGCTCTACACACTAGTTTTTTccgttttatatattttgtttgtcattaTCTTTTCCATGGCCTGGTTCGATTTAATCAAAGATGACGCTTCCAGAAAGGCACCCATGATTAAGATGGCACAACCTTTTATTAGTTTCACTCCCATCGGACCACGAACTAATCCCAAGACGATATCCTTTGATCCTAGAAACAGCACAGAAGTCATGGAAAAGTACGCTGCTATAATGGCTCTTCTGGAAAAATACGGCGACTATGGAAAGAATCCGCGTTTTGGAACTTGTACTGCGGATGAAAAGTTTGGCTATCCAAGCGGTGAACCGTGTGTTTTTCTAAAAGTTAATCGGATTATAGGATTTAGGACCGAACCCTACATCAATTCCGATGAGCTTGTCAAAGCCAAGATCGATGAGGTTGAATTTACGGCCCTAAAAAGGTTATTGGATAATACAACATCAGAGGAGGGTCGTTTGAATCGCACTTGGATTACATGCCGATcagataaagatacaaatgttTTGATTGAATTTCATCCAGAGCCGGCGATAAGTATGGAATACACCGATATTGAAGAGAAAATCGAGTATATTGCGAACGAGGGTAAAAAGTCATTTTTCGGCCCAAACGATGTGAATCGAATCGTGGCTCTAAAGATCAAAAACCTGAAAGCAAATGAACGTGTTCATATAAATTGCAAGATCTGGGCTAAGAATATACATCATAGGAAGGAGGGTTATGGCCAAGTTTCGTTTTTTGTGTTATTAGCTACAAATGAAAATCGCGAGAGGGTGGAGAAATTGCTCAGACACGACTActctttataa
- the LOC123327473 gene encoding angiopoietin-related protein 6 has product MLSKMKSFFVVLLLWTFLFEVGQSSPHTCPSGSPNGIYQLKLPGEEPFQVTQCKTTARDWIVIQRRLDGSVNFNQSWLSYKDGFGDPNGEFFIGLQKLHLMTREQPHELFIQLKHGTGTTVYAHFDDFQVGSETESYKLEWVGKYSGTAGDSLRYHVNKRFSTFDRDNDESSKNCAAEHGGGWWFHSCLSR; this is encoded by the coding sequence ATGTTGAGTAAAATGAAATCGTTCTTTGTTGTACTACTTTTATGGACTTTTCTGTTTGAAGTGGGTCAGAGTTCACCTCACACGTGTCCTAGTGGCAGTCCAAATGGAATTTACCAGCTGAAGCTGCCAGGAGAAGAACCTTTCCAAGTGACCCAGTGCAAAACGACGGCCAGAGATTGGATTGTCATTCAAAGACGACTAGATGGAAGTGTTAATTTCAATCAATCGTGGCTTAGTTACAAAGATGGATTTGGCGATCCGAATGGCGAATTTTTCATCGGTCTGCAGAAGCTTCACCTGATGACTAGGGAACAACCACACGAGCTTTTCATTCAATTGAAGCATGGTACTGGCACTACAGTATACGCTCACTTTGATGACTTTCAAGTGGGCAGTGAAACTGAATCATACAAACTGGAATGGGTGGGAAAATATTCTGGAACAGCTGGCGACTCACTTAGATACCACGTAAATAAAAGGTTCTCCACTTTTGATCGTGATAATGATGAATCTAGTAAAAATTGTGCAGCCGAGCAtggtggtggttggtggttTCACTCTTGTTTATCAAggtaa